In Gordonia iterans, the following proteins share a genomic window:
- the alr gene encoding alanine racemase, with protein MTVSTSTAPLTATVDLSAIAHNVGVITECAGTSVIAVVKANGYGHGAVPVARAALRAGAAELGTAHLAEALALRAAGIDAHITSWLHAPGADFDAAITADIDIAISSPRQLAAVVAAARRTGTTATVTAKVDTGLGRSGIALDEWPQTAHDLAQAQAEGAVRLRAMMCHLACGDEPDNPLNTEQAQRLDAAADDLRRLGVVPELTHIANSPAALTRPDLARDLVRPGLAVYGCSPIPEQGDFGLIPAMTLTAEVALIKRIPAGQGVSYGHRWIAPRDTVVAVLPAGYADGVPRLLSGRFDAVVGDRRFPGVGRICMDQLVIDLGPDGGGVREGDRAVLFGPTPAGRPRVPTAADWAAAIGTIDYEIVSGVRGRAVRRYVGDGADEAEGTAS; from the coding sequence ATGACCGTGTCGACCTCCACCGCACCGCTCACCGCGACCGTCGACCTGTCGGCGATCGCGCACAACGTCGGGGTGATCACCGAATGCGCCGGGACGTCGGTCATCGCCGTGGTCAAGGCCAACGGCTACGGTCACGGCGCCGTGCCGGTGGCCCGTGCGGCGCTCCGCGCCGGAGCGGCCGAGCTCGGCACCGCGCATCTCGCCGAGGCGCTGGCGCTGCGCGCCGCCGGGATCGACGCGCACATCACCTCCTGGCTGCACGCACCCGGCGCGGACTTCGACGCCGCGATCACCGCGGACATCGATATCGCGATCTCCTCACCGCGTCAGCTCGCGGCCGTCGTGGCGGCGGCCCGGCGCACCGGAACCACCGCCACCGTCACCGCCAAAGTCGACACCGGTCTGGGTCGCAGCGGCATCGCCCTCGACGAGTGGCCGCAGACGGCCCACGACCTGGCACAGGCACAGGCCGAGGGCGCTGTGCGACTGCGCGCGATGATGTGTCACCTGGCCTGTGGCGACGAGCCGGACAACCCGCTGAACACCGAGCAGGCGCAGCGTCTGGATGCCGCCGCCGACGACCTGCGCCGCCTGGGCGTGGTGCCGGAGCTGACGCACATCGCGAACTCCCCGGCCGCGCTGACCCGCCCGGACCTGGCTCGCGACCTGGTGCGCCCGGGCCTGGCGGTCTACGGCTGCTCGCCGATCCCGGAGCAGGGCGATTTCGGGCTGATCCCGGCGATGACGCTCACCGCCGAGGTCGCACTGATCAAACGCATCCCGGCCGGGCAGGGCGTCTCGTACGGCCACCGGTGGATCGCGCCGCGCGACACGGTCGTCGCGGTGCTGCCCGCCGGATACGCCGACGGGGTGCCGCGGTTGCTGTCCGGGCGGTTCGACGCCGTGGTCGGCGACCGCCGGTTCCCCGGGGTGGGCCGCATCTGCATGGACCAGCTGGTGATCGATCTGGGTCCCGACGGCGGCGGCGTGCGCGAAGGGGACCGGGCGGTGCTGTTCGGCCCCACCCCGGCCGGTCGCCCGCGCGTTCCCACCGCCGCGGACTGGGCGGCGGCGATCGGCACCATCGACTACGAGATCGTCAGCGGCGTCCGCGGCCGTGCCGTGCGGCGCTACGTCGGCGACGGCGCCGACGAGGCGGAAGGGACGGCGTCGTGA